A DNA window from Pseudomonas resinovorans NBRC 106553 contains the following coding sequences:
- a CDS encoding OmpA family protein produces MSITRIALPLVLLVSSLLAGCSGLQKTDWPKCAAVGGVVGAGLGAIESSTYAGWGALIGAGTAAAYCWVHGDGDEDGDGVPDSRDKCPGTPRGTPVDADGCPIKEEVVEEVVVVEHETIVVRDLLFAFDSSKLNEASQANLDTVASRLKNEAPNAKLSITGHTDSVGTEEYNQGLSERRAQAVADYLVRSGIPAANIVSVTGAGELQPIADNATKDGRAMNRRVEIQIDR; encoded by the coding sequence ATGAGCATTACACGGATAGCTTTACCCCTTGTTCTATTGGTGTCCAGCTTGCTGGCCGGTTGCTCCGGCCTTCAGAAGACCGACTGGCCCAAGTGCGCTGCAGTAGGGGGTGTGGTAGGTGCGGGGCTGGGTGCGATTGAAAGCAGCACTTACGCCGGTTGGGGCGCGCTGATTGGTGCCGGTACGGCGGCTGCCTATTGCTGGGTGCATGGCGATGGCGACGAAGACGGCGATGGCGTACCTGATAGCCGCGACAAGTGCCCTGGCACACCGCGTGGCACACCGGTTGACGCTGATGGTTGCCCGATCAAAGAAGAGGTGGTTGAGGAAGTGGTAGTCGTCGAGCACGAAACCATCGTGGTTCGCGACCTGCTGTTCGCCTTCGACTCCTCGAAACTCAATGAGGCCAGCCAAGCGAACCTGGACACTGTTGCCAGCCGACTGAAGAACGAAGCTCCGAACGCCAAGCTGAGCATCACTGGTCACACCGACAGCGTTGGCACCGAAGAATACAACCAGGGGCTGTCCGAACGCCGTGCTCAAGCGGTGGCCGACTACTTGGTGCGTAGCGGTATCCCGGCAGCGAACATCGTTAGCGTCACTGGCGCGGGCGAGCTCCAGCCGATCGCCGACAACGCCACCAAAGATGGCCGTGCGATGAACCGTCGCGTGGAAATCCAGATCGACCGTTAA
- a CDS encoding beta-galactosidase: MLSTSKRPLALAILLGLSGIPLAVQAETLFNFVRPLDAVQVTTQDASLPSLTAESTANGEILRRLTFNAAEKPSLRLTPQSGSWDWSKSEAMSLRIQSAQDWAITLDVTIESTDGKVLTSQVALPAGPAQTLLVPLAATSPNAHGMRAAPPVPWTRDGQRWLPATLVNGELDRSKVASVTLSLNQPNAAQNVLLGRFGTAEDNQQQALYAGLIDAYGQSTRGDWPGKVKNDEQLKKGATDEAKLLADWTAKLPQQDAYGGMLGGETFEASGFFRTEKRHGRWFLVTPEGHPFFSLGVNAVTPSLSQTYVEGRESMFTALPKDNEPLARYFGKGNDSDGTDANKGRAYNQGRWYDFYGANLERTYGGNDPQRWAEHGLDRLKAWGFNTIGNWSDPAFSGNKRMPYTLPLSIHGDFAVIKTGFDWWGGMPDPFDPRFAMAAERAIAIAARDHRDDPWLLGYFADNELAWGGHGSDPKARYALAYGTLRLTTDVPAKRAFLKQLRDKYRNQQGLSKAWGIELPAWELMEDPGFEPPLPSPEFPSIEEDFQRFQRFYADTYFKTIADSMKWHAPNHLLLGGRFAATVPEAIEACAQYCDVLSFNRYTREPQHGLDMDLLRRLDKPLMITEFHFGSRDRGPFWGGVAEVYKAEERGPAYANFVKKAAEEPLMVGAHYFQYLDQPASGRLLDGENGHIGLVGITDRPWQGFVDAVHKANLAVVGDIGKAQPGSEPAKAVSPEAAKPATPQPPAPAPKAEEPAAPQQEGAGKP, encoded by the coding sequence ATGCTTTCGACATCCAAACGCCCCCTTGCCCTGGCCATCCTCCTCGGATTGTCGGGAATTCCCCTGGCTGTCCAGGCCGAGACCCTGTTCAACTTCGTCCGTCCGCTGGACGCCGTGCAGGTGACCACCCAGGACGCCAGCCTGCCGAGCCTGACCGCCGAATCCACCGCCAATGGCGAAATCCTGCGCCGACTGACCTTCAACGCCGCCGAGAAGCCCTCCCTGCGCCTGACCCCGCAGAGCGGCAGTTGGGACTGGTCCAAGTCCGAGGCCATGAGCCTGCGTATCCAGAGCGCGCAGGACTGGGCCATCACCCTCGATGTGACCATCGAGAGCACCGATGGCAAGGTCCTGACCAGCCAGGTGGCGCTGCCGGCCGGTCCGGCGCAGACCCTGCTGGTGCCCCTGGCCGCCACCTCGCCCAACGCCCATGGCATGCGTGCCGCGCCCCCGGTGCCCTGGACCCGCGATGGCCAGCGCTGGCTGCCGGCCACCCTGGTCAATGGCGAGCTGGACCGTAGCAAGGTCGCGTCCGTCACCCTTTCCCTGAACCAGCCCAATGCCGCCCAGAACGTCCTGCTCGGCCGCTTCGGCACTGCCGAGGACAACCAGCAGCAAGCGCTCTACGCGGGCCTGATCGACGCCTACGGCCAATCCACCCGTGGCGATTGGCCGGGCAAGGTCAAGAATGACGAGCAGTTGAAGAAAGGCGCCACCGACGAGGCCAAGCTCCTGGCCGACTGGACCGCCAAGTTGCCGCAGCAGGACGCCTATGGCGGCATGCTGGGTGGCGAGACTTTCGAGGCCAGCGGATTCTTCCGCACCGAGAAGCGCCACGGCCGCTGGTTCCTGGTCACCCCGGAAGGCCACCCCTTCTTCTCCCTGGGCGTCAACGCGGTGACCCCCAGCCTGAGCCAGACCTACGTCGAGGGTCGCGAGTCGATGTTCACCGCGCTGCCCAAGGACAACGAGCCGCTGGCCAGGTACTTCGGCAAGGGCAACGACAGCGACGGTACCGACGCCAACAAGGGCCGCGCCTACAACCAGGGCCGCTGGTACGACTTCTACGGCGCCAACCTGGAGCGCACCTACGGCGGCAACGACCCGCAGCGCTGGGCCGAACACGGCCTGGATCGCCTCAAGGCCTGGGGCTTCAACACCATCGGCAACTGGAGCGACCCGGCCTTCAGCGGCAACAAGCGCATGCCCTACACCTTGCCGTTGTCGATCCATGGTGATTTCGCCGTGATCAAGACCGGCTTCGACTGGTGGGGCGGCATGCCCGACCCCTTCGACCCGCGCTTCGCCATGGCCGCGGAGCGGGCTATCGCCATCGCCGCCCGCGACCATCGCGACGATCCCTGGCTGCTGGGCTATTTCGCCGACAACGAATTGGCCTGGGGCGGCCACGGCAGCGATCCGAAAGCCCGCTACGCCCTGGCCTACGGCACCCTGCGGCTGACTACCGACGTGCCGGCCAAGCGCGCCTTCCTCAAGCAGCTGCGGGACAAGTACCGCAACCAGCAGGGTCTCTCCAAGGCTTGGGGCATCGAGCTGCCGGCCTGGGAACTGATGGAAGACCCGGGGTTCGAGCCGCCATTGCCGAGCCCTGAGTTCCCGTCCATCGAGGAAGACTTCCAGCGCTTCCAGCGTTTCTACGCCGACACCTACTTCAAGACCATCGCCGACTCCATGAAGTGGCACGCGCCCAACCACCTGTTGCTGGGCGGCCGCTTCGCCGCCACGGTGCCGGAGGCCATCGAGGCCTGCGCCCAGTACTGCGACGTGCTGAGCTTCAACCGCTACACCCGCGAGCCGCAGCACGGACTGGACATGGACCTGCTGCGGCGCCTGGACAAGCCGCTGATGATCACCGAGTTCCACTTCGGCTCCCGCGACCGAGGCCCCTTCTGGGGTGGCGTAGCGGAGGTCTACAAGGCGGAAGAGCGCGGCCCGGCCTACGCCAACTTCGTCAAGAAGGCCGCCGAGGAGCCGCTGATGGTCGGCGCCCACTACTTCCAGTACCTCGACCAGCCGGCCAGTGGTCGCCTGCTCGACGGCGAAAATGGCCATATCGGCCTGGTGGGCATCACCGACCGTCCCTGGCAGGGATTCGTCGATGCGGTGCACAAGGCCAACCTGGCCGTGGTCGGCGACATCGGCAAGGCGCAGCCGGGCAGCGAGCCGGCGAAGGCCGTGTCCCCGGAAGCGGCCAAACCCGCTACCCCGCAACCGCCGGCCCCCGCGCCCAAGGCCGAGGAACCGGCGGCTCCCCAGCAGGAGGGCGCCGGGAAGCCCTGA
- a CDS encoding OmpA family protein: MSNQLPRVAISLLLVSGFLSGCASTSSDDGAQNQGIWPVCSLIGGLIGGGLGAIESSAWAAGGAATGAIVGGLICFAQDGDADGDGVFDRRDSCPDTPAGSPVDSRGCPVRTYPQAPAETPPAAEDEVIVLSDLGNVLFAFASAELTDAAKDQLASVANRLSGATLIGVKVIGHTDSVGSEQYNQGLSERRARSVADFLVSQGVPADKLTTEGMGERQPVADNATEAGRAQNRRVEIHVDR, translated from the coding sequence ATGAGCAACCAACTCCCCCGGGTTGCGATTTCCCTTCTTCTGGTCAGCGGTTTCCTCTCGGGTTGCGCATCCACCTCCAGTGACGACGGTGCGCAGAACCAGGGGATCTGGCCTGTCTGTAGCCTCATTGGTGGTCTGATCGGTGGTGGCCTCGGCGCTATCGAGAGTTCCGCCTGGGCGGCTGGCGGTGCCGCGACCGGCGCCATCGTCGGCGGCTTGATCTGCTTCGCCCAGGATGGCGACGCCGATGGCGACGGTGTGTTCGACCGCCGCGACAGCTGCCCCGACACGCCGGCCGGCAGTCCAGTGGACAGTCGTGGTTGCCCGGTGCGGACTTATCCCCAGGCACCCGCTGAAACCCCGCCGGCGGCGGAAGATGAAGTGATTGTCCTCAGCGACCTGGGCAATGTCCTGTTTGCCTTCGCCTCGGCCGAACTCACCGATGCCGCGAAGGATCAGTTGGCGTCCGTCGCCAATCGCCTGAGCGGTGCCACGCTGATCGGCGTCAAGGTGATCGGCCACACCGACAGCGTCGGCTCCGAGCAGTACAACCAGGGGTTGTCGGAGCGCCGGGCACGAAGCGTGGCGGACTTCCTGGTGAGCCAGGGCGTGCCCGCCGACAAGCTGACGACCGAAGGTATGGGCGAGCGCCAGCCGGTGGCGGACAACGCCACGGAGGCGGGCCGCGCGCAAAACCGCAGGGTGGAGATCCACGTCGACCGCTGA
- the dinG gene encoding ATP-dependent DNA helicase DinG, translating to MLSTELKSQIQGAYSRFLEAKELKARYGQRLMIAEVAKALGAIPVDDEGHREGDPAVVAVEAGTGTGKTVAYSLATIPAAKAAGKRLVIATATVALQEQIVHKDLPDLIRNSGLNFSFALAKGRGRYLCLSKLDMLLQEGQAQSSTAQLFADEGFKIDVDEQGQKLLNQMIERLAGNRWDGDRDSWPEAIEDQDWARVTTDHSQCTKRHCPNFQQCAFYKAREGMTKVDVIVTNHDMVLADLALGGGAVLPDPRETLYVFDEGHHLPDKAIGHFAHYTRLRSTAEWLEQVAKNLTKLLAQNPLPGDFGRLVEGVPELAREIRTHQQFMFNACEELADFRAGEDMEGRDRPRHRFEAGVVPEHLRELGIELKKGFSRLNDVFTRLTELLKEAMDGEATIGLASHQAEEWYPLFGSLLSRAQGNWELWTAFTAEDPEDSPPMARWLTLAESGALHDIEVNASPILAAETLRRNLWNVAYGALVTSATLTALGKFDRFRMRAGLPKASVTAVVPSPFHHADAGLLRVPDLKADPRDAAAHTAAIVRELPALVEGARGTLVLFASRRQMQDVFEGLDRDWRKRVLIQGNLSKQETLNKHKSRVDDGEASVLFGLASFSEGVDLPGAYCEHVVIAKIPFAVPDDPVEAALSDWIEARGGNPFMEIAVPDASLRLVQACGRLLRTEADRGTITLLDRRVVSQRYGRAILDALPPFRREIA from the coding sequence ATGCTCAGCACCGAACTCAAGTCCCAGATCCAGGGCGCCTACAGCCGTTTCCTCGAAGCCAAGGAACTCAAGGCCCGCTATGGCCAGCGCCTGATGATCGCCGAGGTGGCCAAGGCCCTGGGCGCCATTCCCGTGGACGACGAGGGGCACCGCGAGGGCGACCCCGCCGTGGTGGCGGTGGAGGCGGGGACCGGTACCGGCAAGACCGTGGCCTACAGCCTGGCGACCATTCCGGCGGCCAAGGCCGCCGGCAAACGCCTGGTGATCGCCACCGCGACGGTGGCCCTGCAGGAGCAGATCGTCCACAAGGACCTGCCCGACCTGATTCGCAACAGCGGCCTCAACTTCAGCTTCGCCCTGGCCAAGGGCCGTGGCCGCTACCTGTGCCTCTCCAAGCTCGACATGCTGTTGCAGGAAGGCCAGGCGCAGAGCTCGACCGCCCAGTTGTTCGCCGATGAAGGCTTCAAGATCGACGTCGACGAGCAGGGCCAGAAGCTGCTCAACCAGATGATCGAGCGCCTCGCCGGCAACCGCTGGGACGGCGACCGCGATTCCTGGCCCGAAGCCATCGAGGACCAGGACTGGGCGCGGGTCACCACCGATCACAGTCAGTGCACCAAGCGTCATTGTCCGAACTTCCAGCAGTGCGCCTTCTACAAGGCGCGGGAAGGCATGACCAAGGTGGACGTGATCGTCACCAACCACGACATGGTCCTGGCCGACCTGGCCCTGGGCGGCGGCGCCGTGCTGCCGGACCCGCGTGAAACCCTCTACGTGTTCGACGAAGGCCACCACCTGCCGGACAAGGCCATCGGCCATTTCGCCCATTACACCCGGCTGCGCTCCACCGCCGAATGGCTGGAGCAGGTGGCCAAGAACCTCACCAAGCTGCTGGCGCAGAATCCCCTGCCGGGCGACTTCGGGCGCCTGGTGGAAGGCGTGCCCGAACTGGCGCGGGAAATCCGCACCCACCAGCAATTCATGTTCAACGCCTGCGAGGAACTCGCCGATTTCCGCGCCGGCGAGGATATGGAGGGGCGCGATCGCCCACGCCACCGTTTCGAAGCGGGCGTGGTGCCCGAGCACCTGCGGGAGCTGGGGATCGAACTGAAGAAGGGCTTCTCCCGGCTCAACGACGTCTTCACCCGGCTCACCGAGCTGCTCAAGGAAGCCATGGATGGTGAGGCCACCATCGGTCTCGCCAGTCACCAGGCGGAAGAGTGGTACCCCTTGTTCGGCAGCCTGCTGTCCCGCGCCCAGGGCAACTGGGAGCTGTGGACCGCATTCACCGCCGAGGACCCGGAAGACAGCCCGCCCATGGCGCGCTGGCTGACCCTGGCCGAGAGCGGGGCCCTGCATGACATCGAGGTCAACGCCAGCCCGATCCTGGCTGCGGAGACCCTGCGCCGCAACCTGTGGAATGTCGCCTACGGTGCGCTGGTGACCTCCGCCACCCTCACCGCCCTGGGCAAGTTCGACCGTTTCCGCATGCGTGCCGGACTGCCCAAGGCATCCGTCACCGCCGTGGTGCCGAGCCCCTTCCATCATGCCGACGCCGGCCTGTTGCGGGTCCCGGACCTCAAGGCCGACCCGCGTGACGCCGCCGCCCACACGGCAGCCATCGTCCGTGAGCTGCCCGCACTGGTGGAGGGCGCGCGGGGCACCCTGGTGCTGTTCGCCTCGCGCCGGCAGATGCAGGACGTGTTCGAAGGGCTGGATCGCGACTGGCGCAAGCGTGTGCTGATCCAGGGCAACCTGTCCAAGCAGGAAACCCTGAATAAGCACAAGTCGCGCGTCGACGACGGCGAGGCCAGCGTGCTGTTCGGCCTGGCGAGCTTCTCCGAAGGCGTCGACCTGCCGGGCGCCTATTGCGAGCATGTGGTGATCGCCAAGATCCCCTTCGCCGTGCCGGACGATCCGGTGGAAGCGGCGCTGTCCGACTGGATCGAGGCCCGTGGCGGCAATCCCTTCATGGAGATCGCGGTGCCCGACGCTTCCCTGCGCCTGGTGCAGGCCTGTGGACGACTGCTGCGCACCGAGGCCGACCGCGGCACCATCACCCTGCTGGATCGACGGGTGGTCAGCCAGCGCTACGGCCGCGCCATACTCGATGCCTTGCCGCCGTTCCGTCGCGAAATAGCCTGA
- a CDS encoding CopD family protein, with amino-acid sequence MTPHAALYALHLLAALIWVGGMFFAWMILRPAAVTTLEPPARLRLWLEVFRRFFHWVWPAVLVLPITGVGMLHMSYTSMEAAPRYVHMMIGLYVAMLALFVRVSALLLPQLRAAVTAENWPEGGAVLGRIRRVVGFNLLIGLALVTIVAIRPTF; translated from the coding sequence ATGACACCTCACGCCGCCCTTTATGCCCTGCACCTGCTGGCCGCCCTGATCTGGGTCGGAGGCATGTTCTTCGCCTGGATGATCCTGCGGCCCGCCGCGGTCACCACCCTGGAGCCCCCGGCACGCCTGCGCCTGTGGCTGGAGGTGTTCCGCCGCTTCTTCCACTGGGTATGGCCGGCGGTGCTGGTGTTGCCCATCACCGGCGTCGGCATGCTGCACATGTCCTACACCAGCATGGAGGCCGCGCCACGTTACGTGCACATGATGATCGGGCTCTATGTAGCGATGCTCGCGCTGTTCGTGCGGGTCAGCGCCCTGCTGCTGCCGCAGCTGCGCGCCGCGGTGACCGCCGAGAACTGGCCGGAAGGAGGCGCGGTGCTGGGTCGCATCCGCCGTGTGGTGGGGTTCAACCTGCTGATCGGGCTGGCGCTGGTGACCATTGTCGCCATTCGCCCGACCTTCTGA
- a CDS encoding DUF1145 domain-containing protein, translated as MRLFMGLGKVVALLFWLVVVVNLLSPFAKPFDMLLSGAGILLVLVHLFEIMLFNSRLRGRVHPWWDRLQLLVFGVFHLLSIPRRGAREAGHA; from the coding sequence ATGCGTTTGTTCATGGGATTGGGCAAGGTCGTTGCCTTGCTGTTTTGGCTGGTGGTGGTCGTCAATCTGCTTTCACCCTTCGCAAAACCTTTCGACATGCTGCTGAGCGGCGCCGGAATCCTGCTGGTTCTGGTCCATCTGTTCGAAATCATGCTGTTCAATTCGCGGCTTCGCGGGCGTGTCCATCCCTGGTGGGATCGCCTGCAGTTGCTGGTCTTCGGTGTTTTCCACCTGCTGAGCATTCCGCGCCGCGGCGCCCGGGAGGCTGGCCATGCGTAA